One stretch of Pyrenophora tritici-repentis strain M4 chromosome 4, whole genome shotgun sequence DNA includes these proteins:
- a CDS encoding mitochondrial hypoxia responsive domain containing protein, translating to MKVLTKEEEEAHYNATIKGGSIGGVIGTAIGAAGVLAASRRYHSFRALTVPFRAFLVASTGTFVAVIAADRASAQYDIEHTPEKKRQIEREKEREALYESNKTAFQRAKDWATANRYPLLFGFWVASMAGSWHMVNRNPYLSGSQKLVQARMYAQGGTLAALLGSFAIEGADAAKGKGRWETIRVIDPNDPEHKHVIEKKIHHERYAGEDQWRGMLRVCCMVVELG from the exons ATGAAGGTTCTTACcaaggaagaagaagaggcgcATTACAA TGCCACGATCAAGGGTGGATCGATTGGTGGTGTCATCGGTACGGCGATAGGTGCTGCAGGCGTTCTGGCAGCGAGCAGACGATACCATTCATTCCGCGCTCTCACAGTACCATTCCGAGCCTTCCTCGTCGCCTCAACCGGTACATTCGTAG CCGTCATTGCTGCTGATCGAGCCTCTGCCCAATACGACATCGAACACACACCGGAAAAGAAACGCCAAATCGAGCGTGAAAAGGAGCGCGAGGCACTCTACGAATCGAACAAGACGGCCTTCCAGCGCGCTAAAGACTGGGCAACGGCCAACCGATACCCTCTCCTCTTTGGCTTCTGGGTCGCTTCCATGGCTGGTTCATGGCACATGGTCAACCGCAACCCTTACCTAAGTGGGTCGCAGAAGCTGGTGCAAGCGCGTATGTATGCACAGGGTGGTACGCTAGCTGCGCTGTTGGGAAGTTTCGCCATTGAGGGTGCGGATGCGGCGAAGGGCAAGGGAAGGTGGGAGACGATTAGGGTTATTGACCCTAATGACCCGGAGCACAAGCATGTGATTGAGAAGAAGATTCACCATGAGAGGTATGCTGGTGAGGACCAGTGGAGAGGTATGCTGCGTGTGTGTTGTATGGTTGTGGAATTGGGCTGA